A single genomic interval of Pyruvatibacter sp. HU-CL02332 harbors:
- a CDS encoding MFS transporter has translation MSVDTGAATTGVTSAIGGPVAPRRGQVSWALFDWANQPYFALITTFIFAPYFAATYVGDATLGQALWGQALGYAGLAIAFISPIVGSIADQTGRRKPWLAACGVGFCLAVSCLWFALPGEGAINPAPIMVAVACAAIAMEIAVVFNNAMLPSLVSTGRMGTLSGFGWGIGYVGGLLALIIVLFFLAADRETGLTMLGQPPLFGLDPAMSEADRFSGPMVAIWFAIFVIPLFVFTPDAPATGVKAGAAVRQGLVQLKTTLGHLRRFRNIALYLFSRMLYFDGLSAIFAFGGIYAAGIFGWEIMTLGLFGIILSIFAAAGAFLGGWLDDKIGSKRTIQISVLGLIVATIGSASIGPDTIFFTVPVEPPQPGAAPFSSIGEQIYLVFGILIGISGGPAQAASRTMLARMAPPSMMTEFFGLYALSGKATAFLAPLAIAWATLAYDSQRAGLAVIVAFLVVGFMLLFGVAERREEAISD, from the coding sequence ATGAGTGTAGATACCGGCGCTGCCACCACAGGCGTCACAAGTGCCATTGGCGGGCCAGTTGCGCCGCGTCGTGGTCAGGTCTCCTGGGCGTTGTTTGACTGGGCCAACCAGCCTTATTTCGCGCTCATCACTACTTTCATTTTTGCTCCCTACTTCGCTGCCACCTATGTGGGTGACGCCACGCTGGGTCAGGCGCTGTGGGGTCAGGCACTCGGCTATGCCGGGCTGGCCATTGCGTTCATCTCCCCCATCGTCGGGTCCATTGCTGATCAGACCGGTCGTCGCAAGCCATGGCTTGCTGCCTGCGGCGTTGGCTTTTGTCTCGCTGTCTCCTGCCTTTGGTTTGCCCTGCCCGGCGAAGGGGCAATCAATCCTGCGCCCATCATGGTGGCGGTTGCCTGCGCAGCCATCGCCATGGAAATCGCGGTTGTTTTCAACAACGCCATGTTGCCCTCGCTTGTTTCAACTGGACGCATGGGCACGTTGTCCGGCTTTGGCTGGGGCATCGGCTATGTGGGTGGCCTTCTGGCACTGATCATCGTGTTGTTCTTTCTGGCCGCGGATCGCGAGACCGGCCTCACCATGCTGGGGCAGCCGCCGCTGTTTGGTCTGGACCCGGCCATGTCCGAGGCGGACAGGTTTTCAGGGCCCATGGTCGCCATCTGGTTTGCGATCTTTGTGATCCCGCTTTTCGTGTTCACGCCGGATGCACCTGCGACGGGCGTAAAGGCGGGCGCGGCAGTGCGCCAGGGCCTTGTGCAGCTCAAGACCACGCTGGGTCACCTGCGCCGCTTCCGCAACATTGCGCTCTATCTGTTTTCGCGCATGCTCTACTTCGATGGTCTGTCCGCTATCTTTGCGTTTGGCGGCATTTATGCGGCGGGCATCTTTGGCTGGGAGATCATGACGCTCGGCCTGTTCGGCATCATCCTGTCAATCTTTGCAGCGGCCGGTGCTTTTCTGGGCGGTTGGCTCGACGACAAGATCGGCTCGAAGCGGACCATTCAGATCTCCGTGCTCGGCCTCATCGTTGCGACCATCGGCTCTGCCTCCATTGGTCCGGACACGATCTTTTTCACGGTTCCTGTTGAGCCACCACAGCCGGGCGCAGCACCGTTCTCCAGCATCGGGGAGCAGATCTATCTCGTGTTCGGTATTCTCATCGGCATTTCAGGTGGCCCGGCGCAGGCGGCAAGCCGCACCATGCTGGCCCGCATGGCACCCCCGAGCATGATGACGGAATTCTTCGGTCTCTATGCGCTCTCCGGCAAGGCGACAGCGTTTCTGGCGCCGCTCGCCATTGCCTGGGCAACACTGGCTTACGACAGCCAGCGCGCGGGCCTGGCAGTGATTGTGGCCTTTCTGGTTGTTGGCTTTATGCTGCTCTTCGGGGTTGCTGAGCGCCGGGAAGAAGCCATCAGCGATTGA